The genomic segment CTGCCAGTATGCTCTACAATCAGTGGTAAACCTTTATCCAGTTCAATATTGCTTCATTTTGGCCTTTTGGTATACACGCTCTTCATTGCCAAGAGTAATAAATGGAACTTACAGTCCTCTTCAAGTGCATTAACCCTATTCAAATCTGGTCAGTTAGCATATAGAGAGGCCAGGGCTGGCTCATCTGTAAGCGTATAGATGCCAAGACACACTGTGTCACTCTACTCTGCCAAGAAGCCAGCATCCTTGTGTTTTGGCTGAGGgactgtttcattttttatgtagaCTTTACTGAAGTAAGAAGTGCCATTAGTTCACTTCAGTAATTATTCTCTTAATGTGATTGTTGCAGTTTGTGGAAGAACCACGCAACCAGAATTCTGACATGAAGCAAATCAGCAAAATTACAAAGATTCAAATTCTACAATAGTTCCAGCTGACAGGGGGGTGAATAGATAATGAGGgtgaatatttctgttttacCTTTCTGTTGCAGTAACACACAAGCTTACCATCATAATCAGGGCCCAAACTGCTCCCTAACTGACCATTTTGGTCCATTTGGCCTAAATCTAGGCCATTACCAGTTCAAATTGGCCCTTTCTGTATTTGCTGTAGTACACTCTGTCACTGTGCTGTGCCAGGGGACCTGCTGCTACACCCAGCAGGGCAGAGCGGATGATTAAACGATCATTTTCAAGGTGGTGAACAGCATTAGGCCATCTGCCAAGCTTATTAGTCAACTTACCTTCaccacacttcacacacatcCACTGGAAGGACAGTAAAACCTTGTGAAGTTTCACAAACTCTGGCATGTAGTCGCAAAGCATGGGTGTAAATTTAATTTGAGAATAAACAATTGTTATGTGCTGTATTGCAGTTAATGCTTAGTGTAGGTGTAAGCCAATATTGTACTAACAAAGATATGTTTAAActtaattttaaatatataaagtttattcaaaatgtattgataCTGACATTCAGATTAATTTGCTAGtacaatgtaaaatgtgtttcctATGGTAGTCTTTCATAGATTATGTTCTTCGTCATTAAAACAAGACTGATAATATTACATGTGCAACAAGacctccaaattaaacaaccacaTAGGTTATTAGTACGTGCACTCAAGAATGAACCATTGGAGCTTAACATGCCGCTTTACAAGTCACTGTTAAAACATGTAgttgtggttaaggtctggttaggtttagacatACAAAGCacttggttatggttagggttagatcaTGGTTTGGCTGTATGGGTTGGCTTTGGGAGAATAGATCTTGATAATGAACTATAGTACCTTCATGTGGAACTATCATGGCCTGTGAATCAgtcaatgttttaaaaaaaagatcactgAAAACATGGTAgctacttccttaaagttaggcaGCCTTCGACATCATAGCAACAGTACCCACATTGtggttttaaaacaaatgtccTAACTCACAGTTGAAAACAAGACAATCACGGCtggtaacaggaagtaaagagtGGTCTCTTGCAGCTAAGTCCACTTTTTGCCATCTACTTACTAACTAACTGCAAGCCCACCTTATATTGACATCATCGGACTTTCGTCTCTTTTATCGCTCATATTAGGCCACGAGATGGCGTCTGACACTCAAACGTAACTATAGCTCATTTTTGGCGACTGAATTTGAACCTATAGTGTCTCTTTTCGTGGGAAAACAGACTCTAAATTTGTGTCATTGAATCCATCTGAAAGTCTAATCAACACATGAGGAAATGCTAGAAACTGAAGTGCCCTATCATGACTTCAAATGTATGCGACTGCACATTTCCACCACAGATAAAAGCTGTCATGCAGGTCGTTGCCCCCCGCTGTACAGAGATGCACCTCGACAGATCAGCTAGATTTTGATGGATTGTTTTAACGTGAGGGTACTGATGGCTGAAAGGCACTTGATGTGAACCAGCGGAGTCATCGCATTTCTAGAGCAATGCAACATTCCTCAACAGAGATGCATCATCCACGTCCACATGCCCATATTCAACAGCGGATGAGGCCACACTGCACCGGTGAGGTTTTCCGCTGATGTTTTAACTCCTTTTATCAATGTTTTACTAGATGGTTTGTAAGAGGACCTCGGTTCAATTCCGGTTAAGTCTAGAAGATTTGgataaagagaggaaaaatCTGTACCTCTGCTATTTTGTCTGATTCGTGCTGATTGTAGAGCACCAAAACCCTTTCAACACACTCGGCAGAACAGAGGACAGAGTGGgcagatgaggatgaggaaaaGAACAAtacagaaggagaaaaaaaaagtgctgatctctctctctctctgtatgtctttctctctcttcctctcttcctccttccttctcattCAGTATGCTGACTGTTTCTATACAGAAAACTGACTCCCACGCTATTCTGCCTGGCCTATTTATCACATTGATCAGCTTATAAAGAAGTCGGATATACACAGGAGGCTCACTGGAAATGTGCGTGTGGGAGAAGATCATGGTTTCTCGCAgcttctgtgagatactgtatgttctgCTCTTCATAAAGCAACGTTGGTTTTAGCTGACATAGTCGCCGTACTCACTTAGCCCGATGACATCCGTTCACTGTAGATTAAGATGTTATTTCTCTCGCACACAACAATCTTGCATTTTGTTGCAACACCCCAAAACCCCACCCCCGACCCTTCCATTAGCAGCATTGAAAATCAGCAGAAAATTGAGAAGCGGTAGCAATAAATCAGAACAAAAGTTGTTCCTCATCAGCTTCTTTATCCAAAAGGCAACAAATTGATATAAAcaattaaaagtaaagttaaaaTAATTAGTTGATTAGTCAAATAATCAATattcaatcaacagaaaatagtTTGAAACTTATCGATTAACCAATCAAAATGTACTActtccagtttctcaaatgtgaccATGTGCTGGTTTCCAATGATAACAATTAGAGCGTGACCAATATAttggtcagctgatattatcaatattatcacagatatatcagtatcagtatgtTGTTATGATATGTGTTGATATTTTTTGAAGTGATATAGGAAACATTTGATATATATTTGATCAGTTagttttagttatttataattattgaattcccagtgtagtttactgtttcagtgcattgatttaattttaataacAATGATAACTAACGCTTTAAGACCTCTTTatagaccaaaagatgaattaagaaaataattactGTACTATAGACTAAtcagtaataacaataatggtTAGTTGCATTCTGAAAGGAAAGCCGATATATATATGACATTTTTGatgctttaatttttttaaatttaaattcaaatcaaCCTATTCTTGCTGCCAGACCTGTTTGTGCTGTCGCAAAATATATTCCTATTACAATCATCTCCAAATGTACATTGAACCTGCAGTGTTACTATGACTGAATCACCATGTGTCCATATGTATGTTACACATCCCCTTCTCTCCAACACTTAAGCTATTCCGTGGAGGCAGCACGATTCACTTTGTCCCACATGTGTTAGGAAACCACCATTTATCCCAATCAGTCCAACAAACTGCAATCTAACCACAAGAGCAGGAGGACAACACATCACCTGCCATTGCAAACACTAATCCAATCGACCTGGAATCATCCCTTCAAAATAGCAATACAACCTTGAACCACaggatgatgaattcataactCCATCACACCGCTgaaatggatgaatgaatgaaatttgCATTTCATCAGCATAAAGCTGTGATCCGGCTGCCTTATTTTAGAGATGAATCCGGTGAATCCTCAGAATATCAATGGTAGGGGGGGGCTTGCAGTACGTTTCGGCGGTGTGAATAATCACTCAGATGTATTCCTGCTTTCTCAGCCCTGTTGTTACAGAGATGGAGAATCTGTAGAACAGTTCTAATTAACTGTAACAACACAAGTCAGTGTggactaacatacacacacacacacacacacacacacacacacacacacatacacacacacacatacacacacacctttcactTTATTTCTACTATGAGGTTTCTACTGTAAAGAAAACCCGAGCCTGTGAGTAAAGGCCTACAGTAGTCTACTGACCTCAAAAGTCAGTAACAATGCTGGATCCTATCACTACTAAACCATACACGTGgggattcattcattcactttttaaaatatcatgtttcaaacattttaaaggcATCAGAGGGCTGGTTCCACTGACTCCAGATGTAGATTCTGGTGGATTTGGAAGGTGCTTCTGAACTAGTATCCACAGCAGTAATGCAGATGTGTAATATAAAGGTGTAAAGTGTAGTCTAGAATAAACTCAAAGGAGCCTTGATAAGTAcatgcagcaacagtgttgtgctgtgtgtgcgCCTGGCTGCCTGTGCACAACAAATTGGTAATATGTGTAAATAAGACACAATATTTAATGGAGTTTTTTTTAGGTTGttgcatctgtgtgtgagtTAAAAGATAGactaaacgtgtgtgtgtgtgagtgtgtgcgtgcgtgcgtgtgtaagAGGTAATAGTAAGAGCACCTACCGCACAGCAGCTGCATCCAGGCGCAGGTCTTGTAAACGGTGGAGGtgttgcagaagaagaagagcgccATGCAGGCAATGCAGCTGAGggtcagcaccatggacagcagcACGAACACCGAAGCCGCTTTGAAGGCTCCGGACGGGATGGAGCTGAAGTCGGAGAAGCTGCCCACGCAGGTGAGATCCCGGCTGGGCGACGGCCCGGTGCCCACGCAGTAGTGGAAGAGGCCGAAGTAGCCGGCCTGAGGCGTGTTGACGCTGTCGCCGATCCAGTAGGGCTGGATGAAGACCACCACGTTGACGATGGCGAAGCAGATGGTGAAGATGGCCCAAAGCACCCCGATGGCCCGGGAGTTGCGCATATAATTGTCATGGTAGATCTTGGAGGCTTCTTGGGAAggcaacatgtttgttttttttgtttgtttgtttgttttaaattaactCCTTATACCTCTCTTTCCAcccccgtcctcctcctcttttaagaaaaataataaatctttttttttttttttttttttaaatctcccagACAAGCTCCTCACCCTTCAATATCCAGATCTTTTCTCTTTATCAAAGCTTTTCATGCGCTAATGTTCTCCTGGCTTTGGCTCTTATATGTGGCTGTTATTGGCTATTTAATGGGCCTACATAACCccacacaataaaatgtaaccTGCAAATATGTTTATGATCTCACAAGACTACACATTGTAAAAATGAATAggggaaagggttagggttagggctacaTTGAAGCAATTCAAAATCATAGCCTACCTATACcacttaataaataatttaccaAGACCAGTGATTCAACATTGCTTTCTAAGGCTCGTTTCCTTGGGGCTACACCATAAATGATTCAAAAAAATCCATCAAAACAggattttctttatttcacagTCGTCGtggtgggaggaagggggggttaaagctgtttttcatcCTCATCCATCAGTCCACAGCTATCTTCATGATGTCCTTTTATTACCATCCGAGAGATGAGACGCGTCTTGTTGCCTGTAGCGCCAGCGGTGGAGCCCGTTTGTTACCTTCCGAGGCATCCGTGGGGTGCTCCCCTTTCCTTCTGCTCGGCTTCAATGTAGATGTCCACGCAGCATGTGGGAatcaaacagaataaaaaggGGGGGtccagggaggaaaaaaggggggtGGGGAAAAGAAATCGAGAATGGGTTTCGACGCAAGTCCCTCTGTCAAATTTCAACAGTCCTTTCTTGTAAATCCGACATCCTCCACCGCCTCGACTCCAttatcatcttgtttttttgtcgTAGCCTTTATccagtatctctctctctctctctctctctctctctctctctctctctcttcctccgtcctcctcctcccgttACTCTGCGCGCCCCCCGGAAGATGCTGATGTTGTACTGATGACAGCGATGGAGCGCGTTCACGTACGCGGGAACAccagcagtaacagcagcagggGAACATTTGCATTAAAGCTAGTCTCCGCCCCTCTTCACCTTGAGTTTGCAATGAGACCAACACATATTTCCTcaccttttatttaaaaagagagaTCATGCACCATAGGATGACCAGGGAACACACTCTGAGAGAATGTGATATGGAAAGCGGGCAGTAAATTCATAGAGTATGATGGGTCACATCACATGTAGGTATTGATCCCAAAATACTAAATCCAACACCAAGAAGACACATATTATGTTATGATGCTGTTAATTAATGGACTTTCTTTGGGAGCAACAAACTTAGAATGACAAAACAATCTCCACTTATGAGCTTGTTCCAGAGCCTTCATCCACATCACATGGTTTTCATCCACTATACTCACTCAGTTGTCTTCAAAAGTGGTTTAATTTTAGACCGTGTTTTatcttttagatgttttttttagataCTGCAGTGCACTTTACTGGCACTTTTTGcacactctatctatctatctatctatctatctatctatctatctatctatctatctatctatctatctatctatctatctatctatctagtcgTTATTGTCAAAATAACTCCAAGGTTGAGAATGAACCCTTATCTTTAACTTTATGCCAACACGGACAAGGAAAAAGTGCAGCTGATGAAAACTTAACAGCTAATGAGGTTGAATATCAACAGACccatctccatggcaactgagcaaactccacCAGATGAAGACAGTTTAATTATGGTTGAAATCTCTGGAAAATACGAGTAAATTTCACTTTAGGTGGAACTATTTTATCAAACTAGTTTCTTACAAGACTAACAGACCTGAAAATGTCGTTCACATAAGAAATATTAAGGCAATTGAGGATTTGCAACAGAAGGActaaggaagtaaacaacaaaatatgtatATCTAAATATGAATATTCCATAAAGTGATATTAGCAAATCGCatatattattttctcttttgccTCAATAAACTTTGCTGATAGTGTAGAATATGATGATTTTTCTTGAAATACATAACAGAGTAAATGTATTTGAATATGTAAAGCATGAGTGCCTCTTACtattcacttcctgtgtgttctTTATTCAACAGTCCTGCTTTTCTTTCATGGCCAGATGTTGCTGCTGTAACTATTGGAGCCTTCATTCTCCGTCCATTAAAAGCTCTGTTACTCTGGGGAGAAACGCATCTGCCCTCCAGCTAGCACATTCATGCAAAACTAGGCCAAGACGGTGGTGTATGgagagagtgtatgttttaCAGGCGGGATAGATAAAGGATGTTGCGTGTGATGTTTGAACCATTGTGCCCACATTTGGTCTTTTGGCGAGTTTTATTTGAGTTTGACGGATGAAACAAGCAGCAGAGGAtgaggggagggagaaaaaaaagcagcttccTTAACATTCCCGGTTCTCAAATCACATAGAAATCTGATGAATAATGCACAGGGTTCATTCTGTCTGTCATATCATCTGGCCTGCGCTGTACGCTCAGAACACACGTAGCACATCTGGACGCTGTCTAAACAAACACGTATTCCTGTACTCCGCTTCCACATTGCTCAGACTATCTTTCTTCATCCCAAGGCCTCCTGTCATctgttagcagcagcaggggaGTTGACAAgctgcgtgcatgtgtgtgtgtgttaacatgcatgtgtgtgtgtgtgtgtgtgtgtgtgtgtgttaaaattgGCAGAGTGAGAGCAATAGGTGCGGTGTAGCTGCTGAAGTGAGGACATGTCAGTGGAAGAAAATAGACTTGTACACAGCTAAGGGACGCCTCTTGAGGAATGCGAGGTgttttcagagagagagagagagagaggcagggggTTTGTGCTTTTTGAGTGtgaatgcatgaatgtgtgtgtgtgtgtgtgtgtgtgtgtgtgtgtgtgtgagagagagagagagagagagagagctaaaaCAGGCAGAGGCAGGCGGTGACAACTTGATGTCAGTTTCATACACCTCCAGAGTAAgaggtgtttttgtgtgtgtgtgtgtgtgtgtgtgtgtgtgtgtgagtgtgtgtttgacatgtttttgtcCCTTGTTATCACATTATAATAATCATACATTAGACATTTTTAGACACACAGTATTTCCAAGTATCATCACTGAGCAGCGTACGAAACGGTCGGTCATATGAACTTGTCTTAGGTCGCCATCTGTTGGAAGAAAAGTGAACTGTAAGATCCATGTTAGAGGTTAAAGTCCTCCTCCACTCATTATAataggaaatgtgtgtgtgtgtgtgtgtgcgtgtgttcttgtttgagcttcactgtgcaggatgatgcatgtgcagagtttgacactaggaggttgttttcacattcatcttctGGAAGTGGAAACTTTCTCTGAGCTCAGTGAAAATCCGGTTTTAAGAGGTGGGTTATGAgaaggatttgtgacatcatcactagATGGAAAATGTGGTCTGATATTCTTACACAAATGTGAGGTGCTTAAGTATGGGtcgggatggagagagaggtcCTGCTGTTTAACATCtggaatgaaaaatgtttacttatttttagattttggaatttttaatgagggagaaagaggattTGTTACTTGAAGGATTTTAACATGATAAGCCAtatcacacacattacacatattattattcttatcttaatacatgtctggaAGAGATCTTTAAGAGTCTACAATGCTTGAAAACTTGTACACATTTCTATAAACAGCTCATACGAGTCAGTGCATATGAttgcctttaaaaagaataaagctgGCAACATTCAGTGTTTTGGTATTATTaataaatcccatgaaaagagcAAAACCTTCCCTGTATGTGGTTCTCACAACCgagtcctttaattcccacagacatatgttttaaaaatagtCAAACATatatgatttaattaaaaaaaggttcAGTAACAGCAGTAAAAGAGAAGGACACAGCAAGTGTTAGGCTGACAGATGTAAAGAGCACATTTCTTaaggactattttcagctgtggattaataTGCATAAGTGAGTATTCATAGCAGCAGGGTGATGTTCGTTGAACTGACTTAAAACAAACTACAGCCTCTGTGTTCTTGGTAGGAAAACAACATGTCATCCAGTGCAACAGTGCTGCTTTACTGATAAGCttttaatagtttctggacaacaatggaggtctgtGACACCAAGGAATAATCAGGCTTCTGCTAAACAATCAACACTTGTTAGGAGGATCAATTTGTTGTTGACTTTGGTCTTTTTATGGGATTTTggcatcaaaaacaaaagtaatgaATATCACCAGTTATCTTTTAATTAAGAGATTAATAACGATTgctctccatggtgctgaagtgataatgtatgtgtttttaaggACCTTTAAGGACTATGATGTATGGTAAGATTccaaaatgagaaaacaaaaatgaaacaaacaagacaattaaaaaaaacattctgaaaacaacaaaatgtaataGAAAATAATGAGGGAAAAGTAAGCCTCAAATCAAATAGAGATGTTTTTATCAGCTCTATTAATGTTAACAATGGTACATGATGCCGTTCAGCCATCAAATTAACTTTCATTCATCAGACCCTTTGTCAGCAAGTGGAAATCACTGATGCCGGATTAAACTATTAGGAGGCCCTTGGGCAAAATTTGCCTGTTGATCCTCTGTTGAACTCCCATCTcactctgtttttattgtgtcgGTCACCTCCAAATTCCCATTAAGTACAAGTCACATAGAACATTACAGGCTACTCTGCAGCTGCATCACTCCACattaaacaagaaaaagaaaagtagcaaGATGCAAATATTAgaatgaaaatgcaaatatatgtAAACAATATCACAAAGGTGATTTCAGCCATGGGATGAACATAATATGTGGGCAATAGgaaaacacttctttttttgttaaaatgagAATGTGATGAACGTGCCACAGTGTTGTGTAGTCGTCAGTGCTGTCTGAGCCACGGCTGATTTACATGACTGAGAGAAGAAGTTCATCAAAGGATACACAATTGTATActagtgtataaatgtgtgcatCTATACTATTGTATATTATTCTATAACTATTGTATTTCATTGGAGTAAGCCTTTTTACCCAATATTATTTCTTATGTGGTTTTCAACAAAGTCCTTAGATAAACATGTAGTTTTTACTCTGTAGTGCTGCTCAGTTATTTCTGGGTTAGTTTtacacatattatatatttaccaTAACAAAtcatctatttacaaaacagatgaacagcttgagatgtcttaagaaaaatgaatgcaacacaattacatgtcagtttttttcatattatcttgcacagaagctgctgattgacattttgcacaatgttcaatatataAATGGTTTAATGTCTTAATTGTTTTTTCAGTTAATTGTATTGTGGTCAGGATGGAAAAAAACCTCTGAAGCGGCAAAACAAATTGGAATAACTTCTCTGCAATTTTCATGCTTAGTTATCCTGTGGGCCGCATTAGTCCTCTTGGTGGGATGGTCCTGGCCCAcaggccgtatgtttgacacctctgatctagaTAAATCATGCATGTTTTAAcgtattaatttattttaatttgaggtGCATATTATAATCAAACAGTGACACAAACagttttaaaggagcagtgtatAGGATGTAGTGGCATCCAGTGGTGAgtttgcagattgcaaccaaggagaacctacagtggctgcAACTAACCCTGACCTTAAccctgacaaaaaaacaaaaaaacaaaaaaaacaggccCACTCTAGAGTCATCTagtgtccattctgggctactgtagaaacatggcagactctgtggaagaggaccctctccctatgtagatataaagtgCTCATTCTAAGATAATGAACACACAACCCTTCTTATTTGCAGGTGATtgtacactaattaaaacatacttgtgCATAATATATTCCATCTCTACCTCCTACACCTccacattttacacactggtcctttaaatgtgCAACTGAATGTGCTTTCATATCAAATCACTGTGTTGTTTCCTACATCTGCAACAAATTATAAAACTTAATGACTAAATTTGCTTTTGAGATTGAAAAATAGATAAACAGCCTTATACTGATTCTGTTATTCAGTTATGAAATGCTTACCGTGACATGTCCATGCTGATAATctcataaataaatgcatatatGAGCTCATTTCACCTTCTGTCTTCAAATGCAGACATGAACTGAATGCACAATCAAATGTGTTGACACACTATTTTAAATAGCAATAATGTGAGTTGCAATGTTGTAAAGTGAACACTAGAGGAGAGCATTTCATCAAAGCTGCTCATAAAACCTCAGTTACAGTACAAGCTGCTCCTCATTTCAATGCACTTTGTTTCTTTGCCAGCTGCCTTGTTATGGCACGGCTGGTCTGCTCTTCATAATTATTTCACTAGTTATATTCACACGcctttgaaagaaaaaagagggaaaaatagAAATGGAAATTCAGCTCCAAAGCATATTTTTCCAGACTAGAAGCACCAAGCAGAGTGACATTTACAGTATCTGGTGTAACTCTTGCTCCAAAACACTACATTTTAAGTGATGAATATGGACTGATACACTCTGCCACAGTGTTGATTTTCACTCTCAGTGTTTAATAATGCGAGAAGAGATATTTGCCGGGAGGGTTGAAGATTGTGTAGTTAAAATCATCAAATTCACATCACACTCTGACCCCCGACCTCGAAGCAATAACGGAGAATCGGCCGCGTGTGAATTGTCTCCTTTATGTCTGGATTGAGATGCTTGTCTGGCAGCTTCaatgcttttctctctccttttttcttttttgcactaCTAGCAGCGTGTTGAGCTGTTGTTCCAGTTGTCTCCTCTGCAGATCGCTGGTCCAGCTGATCACAGGCCGAGCGTTGACAGTGGCTGTGCAGAGATCGGGGCGTTGGAACAGAAGCTTTGCCAATCAAATATGCCGTCACATCATCAAAGCCACTTCAAACTGTGATTTGAGCTGGATGTTGGGAACAtctagacacacaaacacacacaaacaaagcagaGGCTGATTCATTCGTCTGCTCTTTcagggaaaaaaaatgaataaaaaggaaacatcaCATGGCTCATTTGCAAGTTCGTGTCATGATAACTGCACTCAACTACGCTTTTTGTTAATTTTCACAGCTACCTGCATCACTTCCCTAAACTAGAGTCACACAGTCATACATTACTTGTGCTCGCCTCGCGTTCGCCCGGCTATAATCAGCATGtccttgtgtgtatttgtggggAGATATGTACTTTTAAAACCGTGAAGC from the Scomber japonicus isolate fScoJap1 chromosome 4, fScoJap1.pri, whole genome shotgun sequence genome contains:
- the LOC128357494 gene encoding LHFPL tetraspan subfamily member 4 protein-like, whose product is MLPSQEASKIYHDNYMRNSRAIGVLWAIFTICFAIVNVVVFIQPYWIGDSVNTPQAGYFGLFHYCVGTGPSPSRDLTCVGSFSDFSSIPSGAFKAASVFVLLSMVLTLSCIACMALFFFCNTSTVYKTCAWMQLLCGVCLVLGCMIFPDGWDAEVIRDMCGEQAGKYSLGDCSVRWAYMLAIMGILDALILSFLAFVLGNRQTDFYLDDLQTDNKDFAVSRIEVRDRREPRYGVQRLH